GCTACTAGTTGATAGCACTAGGAAAGAGCGGATACAAGCTGCCAGCCCCAACTACTATAGCAAAGAGTTCTGAATTAGTCATAAGCTCTTCTTTTGGCAGGCGGGGATCTTGATCGGTAACCAGGAGATCTGCAGCAGATACAAATGTGCTTTCATCAGATAACAGGACAACCCTCGAAATGCTGAAAGCATGCAGACATGGAATTTCATAAGTAGGAGACTATACGAATACCAGGTTAGATCAATGAAACCTCTTGCATTCAGCATTCAAAAATTTTCAGGGCAATGACCAAACCTTGAATTCATAAGTAAATACAACTACTACCTCCGTCATGAAATATGAGGGGTTATGGATGCTGAATAAGAAGTGTGCACATACTGATCACTTAACTAGATGATAGAACAcaagcaactatccaaatctACTCATAAGAACACGTGTGAAGAGGGCTCCAGAAGTCATGCTGCAGTCATGACATGGACAAACAAGACAAGCATGCACAATAATGAAAACAATCAAAGGGTGTTACCTCCGATAGCGATCACGAACAGGACTTCTGCTCCTGCCATACGAACCATACACAGGACTTGGTGGGCGACCATAGTCAGGACTAGGTCGTGACCGGTACACTGGGCTAATAGAACGGCGATACGGGCTATCCCCACGCCTACCATAGCCACCACCTCTTCTAGGGCTGTCATATCTATCACTTCTTTCACCATCATCTCTAAAGGCATACTCCACAGAAATCACTCTGTCCAAAAGCGTGCTGCAAAAAAAGAGCAGTGGATTCATAAGCATTACATACAAGCAGTGTGAAAGAGCACAAAGAAAAGGCTTCCTTGAAAAGAAATGACATACACCAAAGATATATAATAACATGCAATTAGTGATTTCTATTAAATAGCATCTCTGTACAAAACTCGTAGTTGAAAAATCAACAGCAAGTTCTAAAAAAGTGTCATTCTTCAATAAATTACACTATTAATGGAAGAAGAAAACCATTTTACTACCCTCACCAATGCACCTTGTTCAACAAACCCCCTGAAAATAATTTAGGCTTGATTTATTCCCCCAAACTTTTAATTAGTCCAATCTACCCCCTAATGagatttttcttttttgtttctcCATGTACTAATTGATTTTTAGGTTCAAATTTTACAAGGTGACTTGAAACCTAATTCTCTATGTTAGAAAAATATATTAGAAAATTTCCACAATTACTTTTCATGCAGTTTTGTATCTTTTAAGATCAATTTTGCATTAAATGTCCCTAACCTATGAAAATAACTGTGAGAAAttttaatgtatttttctaaCATAAGGCATCATGTTCTTTATCTGCTCACAAAATTTTAACTCAAAATTCAACTTATACAGGGAGAAACAAAAAAAGACAAATCTCATTAGGCGGTAGATTGGACTAGGTCAAATAATTTAGGGGAGTAAATCGAGCCTAAATTTTGTTTAGGGGGTCACATGGACAAAGTGAATTGGTGAGGGTAGTAAAATGGACTTTTTCGTCAATGGAATACTTAAAATTTTCTTTACAATTTATAGAAGAGATAAAACATTCCCCAAATACTGAGTCAGTGAGAGTCAAATCTTGCTGAGTTGATAACTTGGCAACAGTGAAAATCACTGCATAGAAAAACTTTGGGAAGGATGCTTACGTAGCATGAGTAGCTTCAAGAGCTTTTCTGGCTTCTTCAAGTGTTCCAAACTGGACAAAAGCAAAGTTCCTCCTTATCCGAACATTTGATATATTCCCAAATGGTGCAAAGTGCCTTTCGATATCACTGACTCTTGTGTTGATTGGGTCAAAGTTAATGACAAACAACGTCTTAGTGGGCTTAGTGTTTGCTGCTGGTTTGTCGCCATCACGTCTAGCAGCTCGATCACCCTATTAGAAATAACAAAACAAAAGTTAGTGTGATCTGACAACTGCATGACATGGAACAAACATTAGCTACACAAGTACAACAGGGATCAGTAGGGGGTTCACAAGAACATTAGAAGAGATTACCCTTGACCACTCCACTGAAAGCCTGCGTCTCCCAGGGCCAAAGGGATAACCATCAAGAGCCCGTATGgcatcatcaccatcatgcTCATCCTCAAAGTAAACGAAAGCAAATCCTACAAATGTAAAAATTCAAGTCAGAGGGGTAGAAATTGAATAACCAATGTCCCAACAAACACAGAAGAAAATTACAACTGCTTTACAATAACAACTCGTCAGTATATCCAAACCTAAAAGAATCAGAAAGGTACTGCACCTGCATAGTTCTGATGGTATGAAGAGCACTAGAGAGGTAGATTCCATTCATGATCAGAGCTAAGCATGGAGTTGAACAACTTATATCCAAAGTAAGAAATAATGACTGGTGACATTGAACATGCTTCGCCGTAAATGGAACTCTTGCTTATCAATACAGTACACGTAGCACGTTGTCATGTTGGGATACTTCTAGTCATGGCATGGCATGGCGTGATGGTACTGATGGCATGGCACAAATCACAGAGTCCCGCTAAACATGCTTGAGCAGTAGTAACGGTGTACAGCAGTGCACATGAACAGATGGTTTCAAGCGAAGGAAATGATGGCCAGGTGAGTGAATGGAAGGCATTTCAGGAGTTGAGGAGCCCCGGTGGAGCTATGTTTGCCCTGGTAGTTCCTGCGCACAGTAAACATTTAAACATCTCTGCCTAGCATACACACAATGCAACTGCGGATACATTGCACAGGGCACGACATATGTGCAATTTTGTGCTCTACAATGTAGATGTTACACAAGTACAGTACAAAAGCAAAATATCAGAGTAGGTTAACATCCTATTAGCTTCAATTTCAGTCCCAGATTAAAAGCATATTTGTCCAACAGGCAGCAAGAATTTTGTTCTTTGACATAATATGAATCAAAAACATAAAAACATAGTAACAAACGAATTAATTCAAAAAGTACATTAACTAATCGACCAAGAAGAACTGGCAGCAGAGGATGAATCTCATAAAAAACAATTTTAAGTAGGAACTTTCTCATTCCCTCCTCTCTATATTTCTTTGAGTGGAatttttctcctttttcttctatTCATTGAAACTCGCCACACTGGCGAGGGACACAAGGAGCTCAAATCGAGCAGAAATCGAAGACGACGAGATATACAGGGTGGGCAAAAGGAGGGAAGGGGGAAAGGCAGACCTGACTTCATGTCGATGCGCTCGATCCTGCCGTAGCGGTAGAAGAGTTGGTCGAGCTCCGAGTGGCGGGTGTCATAGTCCAGGTTCCCCACGAACACCGGCCTCATCTTGACCGCCAGCGAGTCGGCGACGAACAAATCCCCCGACAGAAAACCCTACAAACAAACCGAAACGGAAAGCATGGGCGCAAGGTGGATCAGTCCTGGGGCTAAGggcgccggcgagcaacgaAGGATTCGATGGGGAACTCGGGAATCCTAGGGGCAGGAGAGAGCAATACCTGCGTCGTCGCCGCGCGGACGAGAGGGAGAAGAGGGAGAGAGGCGGCTAGGGTTCGAGAGAGACGATGCGCTCTTTTTCGGCTATGTAACCTGTTGGGTCGGTGGGCTTAGTAATCAGGATGGGCTGGATTTTGTTTTGCCACACGGATGCCCCGACTAGGCCCGTTTCGAAATATGAGAATCTTTCCCGATCGGAGTGACAATGGACGCTGAAGCTATGATCCGCTCATTCGTCTCCAAACGTGCCTCCTCCGTCTCCAAACGTGCCTCCTCCGTCCaccccttttctctctctctcctacAGACTTACAATGGGTTCCACCCCCTCCCCCCTCTAATGTTTTTTCTTCCTCCGCAGCGTCTGCCCTCGGGATTCAGAGAGTTCATGTTTGGGGTCAGGGGGATGGCCGGGACAAAGGGTTGGTTTGACGGCGGCTGCAGGTTGTGGGTGCCAGAGCGCCGCTGGTCGAGCAGTGGAAGGCATCCATTGTGAAGGGCAGACGGCAGGGGCAAGCATCAACTTGGTCAGGGTAGGACGGGGCGAGGAGGGGGCAGTGGTCGGCGAGGTAGCGGTAGCCGCCAGTGTCACATCCgctttttaaaataaaaccgaatgcataattATATGATGTCTAGAGCAGTAACATCATAATAGAATATGAGCAACAATATCACTAGAAAGAGACTTACATCGACTAAAAAGTCTATCAGAAATACATAGCTTACCATGAAAACGACGGCTCCACAcatcacaggcaatcgaccggggttacatacgcctagaaatcaaCAACATCTTCCAGAAAACTTCGCAGCAACTTTCTCTTCTGAACAGCTAttttagcaagtgtgagtacacttatggttgataCTCAGCAAGTATATTAGAAAATAATGATATGCAAAGCATAAATAAGGATAAAGATTGGCTGAATAAGGCGTAAGCATTTTAAATAAACAGTTGAATATTAACAACCTATTTATCAAGCCATAAATGAATATTGCCCATATTTTTTAAATAAAGGAATAACTGAGTAATAAATAAATTTGGAATATTGAACAACTGAATTATGTCATAGATTCAATTTAGTTAAGTCATGTGAGGGTCCagaccgctcttaaccgtgagcacggctgatatatcagttttacactctacAAAAGTCGCACACTTTACCTACAAGTTAGCGTTAGCCGTCACGCAGTGCCTGATCAGTGTTGATCAAGCACTATCATCACATTTCCAAGGTATGACTGCATGGGTACACtatgagacctttacaaagcctCCCTGACAAGTAGTAGCCCGCTAAAGTTTAAGCCGCTATGCGAGTGCACCCTCCCCCAAAGCGAGTGTACCAGGTAGGCGTACCAACCCCTTTGGCTGGCCGAGTATCTCTCTTGAACCTAGTCCCCCTCTTACGTCTTTCGATAAGCTCTAACAAGTTAGAAGCTAGAGAAATCTAAATAATTAGCCAAGATCAGAGCCATATAGTTCTTGTGGTTGAACTGTTTTCTTAAGTGATCGCTATATAGTTTTAAATTAATAGTCATTAATATCAATTCATCTCATGGTTCCAAAAGAGGTAAATCATGCCAACAATTAAATACATAACCTGGCTTTCAAGGATATGGATAATCAATAtggacaaataggaactcgtcaAATTATGTAGGCGTGcaaataaataaaagttgtTAGAATAAAATATAATCAAGGAATATACTTACCTTTATTCTAAataatagctgctcagagtcttcaattcttacTCTTGCAACTCTTCATCTTCAGAGCTCTCTAACTGCGTTGTTTCTACTCGCAACAAGTATCGGCGCAAACATATAACAAACAAGCAAACAAGCACAACTATGAACAGAGCATCAAACAAAAAAATTAAAAGAGCACACTAAAAGATAGAGCTTGAAGCTACGATCGtgagagcgcaagaaacaccGAAAATGGAGTTACGGTCGAAAAGATACAACTATTGAAAAATTTGCATTATAACAGAAAAGAAATCTGTAAGCTGAATTCATTTTAATTAAGAAAGACACATGCGAAGGATATTCTAAAGAAACACCCATATTACAATTAACTCCTATTAATTTATATTTGTAAAACATGAGATAAACTTAGTCATATTTTATTTACTAAGTTTCACTATAAATTATGTCAATTAATTATTTAACTAGCAAATAAAACATGTGAGAGCATCTAGCGTAAAACTTATCATCCGAGTTTGAGCTAAACAAGTTATTAAAAAACATACCAATTTaatattaattatgaaaaccgagTTAGAACCCTAATTAGCTTTTAATTCGAAAAGCTAGTTGAAATAggtattaatcaaattaattctaaatttaattataaaatagGAACTATGATACAACAGCGCTACAAAATTATAGCTCACGCTGTCAGTGTTTAACCgtcacgcccaccgagggatacctcgaggtggtgagtttgtaggtacgatgttgccaagatcaggaactcgaaggtacaaggaacacaaagtttagacaagacaggttcgggccgccgagagcgtaatacctacgtcttgtgtggtttgtattgtcttaggaGGTGATCGGatgatctcctgtttggagAGAGTccttgtccgcccttatatagtctggagggacACAATTACATGGAAttcctagtcggatacgagcctagaagtcctatccgagtacttttcgggtagtttcctattgtctccgactagttttactactgtatgagtagttctactatactacgagtagttacaactgattTAGAATGTGGGCCATATCCcgccccttatcctgtaagatgtaggccatgtgcgtAGTCCCGTGGATCCGGGTGTGACGAGCCCAtgagctcttcatagtcgagtactgcaggctttcgagtacttctgaaggcgtcttcaagttctcccgaactccgtcttgaaggtgtcttccgagtacttttttggctgcatcgaggctgtgaggtgctcatgcccggagtagttgtcaagtctttttctatatggggtgcgattgaactcgcactccatatggagtagcccccaagccttagattgactcgtagaatcaggctgagggttaatttagtcttgaatcttctatccttatcttttaaaagatttgaaaaataagtcaccgatgacatgtgtcccacggccccgagccttgaattcaaatccccaaggtttggaataaaggatccaaataattattgcatgcaatatatgacgataaagatttgatggttataagatgggcaaattggttcagaaatctGAAAACCACTTTTTGGGGATAaattccctaaaaaaatggttaaacaaatcaCCTCTCCAAAAAGCACcctatgtcagacccggggccaccgggctgggcacataacgtagtttaaagaggtctaagagattaagtccgtcttatctcttatccattttgtttatctcttgtttatcccgtttaaataggagatagagctaaccaacacggaggggatctactcgagatatgttctggtatgatccctcagcggaggttggttagtatctttgtaactctggcctctcggatatataagggaggtcagggacccctctcaaaggagaatcattaggtcattctacaccaaaggcaatacaaaccaccatacaggatgtagggtgttacgcatcttgcggcccgaacctgtctaagttttgtgttccttgtaccttcgagtttctgatctcagcgtctcctcacccaaaacttaccaccttgggtatatccctcggtgggcagtaggttaaacaccgacagctggcgcgccaggtaggggtgcgcgtcgaagatccactggcgagctcgatggcatcgttcaaattcgtcaggtcggttccctcctagggtacgacattcgtctttggttcatgggtctgcatcgcagatggtgtgggcaattttcggcgattcctcgtcgacatgaagccaaagactcccgttgcggatctccgcaacaaccttgacaagttcgtcgatgggctcgacaacttgccgcttcatGCCTCTGCAGCACAGaacgagatggagtctgctctagtttcgacttcttctggtgttgcgacaacttcctctggtttggacttgttccaatctaggggtctgcataaccgatctcagctcggcttgtgcgaatcggccactgatcttcaggaggctaacatctctgggtccctctccatgttagagaaggacctggacttgctgctccaggacggaaagcctgaagccaccgcgtgtcggagggcttcgggttgttccggcaccggtgatctggtggtcatcTCTTTGCCGGAAGGGTGCGTTGTGCACTGGAGGAgcatgatgctctccaatctactcgaggcagagggtcaacttgtggctcacctcgagcccttgccctttcaagaaggcaggccattggccaccgcggcggaggggtcaactgaactagtcgacgaaagctctcatgagctttcctcccgctaggtgctaatggccgaagaaggcgaggacggtggggaccttcccatcgtcaactttgaagcgatctccgaagatgagatcacggccaacgccggtgacgagaacgacgccgatcgtgaggcgcggagggccaggaacagggcccgcgcaatccggcggaggagggctaacGAAGGAAGgcaatctatgcatcgcgagctcgaccctgagtttgccgccgtaagcgagcggggtttcaggactccggtggccaacatcgccagggtgacggccatcctcgagcgcagccatgatccggaggtGCGTCAggcgctcctttatgcacagagggcctggatccagctggatcagcacaacccggcgtccaccatcagggaggagcgcgtgggtgagagacGGAGCCAGgttcacagccgaacggctggcggccgtcctcgacaccagctcagtaacgacaatgctcgcgggagccaggcccctggcgggaggcggcagccaccgcaagggggtcatccgcgacaggccaatcattgacttcctccagaggacttgcgccagcacatcaatgaaggtcgcgacgcgcggaccgtgatctcctccaggcgcaaggtccgcgaagaagtcgaaactgaaggtactgactgtagcgaccggttccctgctttttctgctcgtttcagcagctacaagtatccagagggcttcaaaccgattggcattaccaagtacgacggcaagcaagcccctcagcagtggctccgttgctactccacggccattgaggtcgcagggggttcgaacATTACCAAAGTCATCtattttccgatggctttggaccctgcgccactcacatggctggaaagcctcgacagcaactccatcaactcctgggaacgcctcaagaaagtcttcatcgacaacttccagggagcaattgctcgtgcaggtactcgtcatgatcttgctcagtgtaagcaagaacgtaatgagcttttgcggtcctacacacgtcgtttcttcgacgttcgcgccaccatcgccaacatctcggaggatgacatcatcaaTTGTTTCTAcgacggcatcaccgacccgggcatctgcAGGGATTTCAGGTAGAACAGtccgaaaactgttgcaggcctccgtgatatg
The sequence above is drawn from the Panicum hallii strain FIL2 chromosome 7, PHallii_v3.1, whole genome shotgun sequence genome and encodes:
- the LOC112901440 gene encoding serine/arginine-rich splicing factor RS31-like — its product is MRPVFVGNLDYDTRHSELDQLFYRYGRIERIDMKSGFAFVYFEDEHDGDDAIRALDGYPFGPGRRRLSVEWSRGDRAARRDGDKPAANTKPTKTLFVINFDPINTRVSDIERHFAPFGNISNVRIRRNFAFVQFGTLEEARKALEATHATTLLDRVISVEYAFRDDGERSDRYDSPRRGGGYGRRGDSPYRRSISPVYRSRPSPDYGRPPSPVYGSYGRSRSPVRDRYRRSPGYRSRSPPAKRRAYD